One genomic segment of Gossypium arboreum isolate Shixiya-1 chromosome 3, ASM2569848v2, whole genome shotgun sequence includes these proteins:
- the LOC108474504 gene encoding uncharacterized protein LOC108474504, with translation MANGKLIVVCQSGGKFTTNADGTLSYSGGDAHATSLTLNTKFDDFKSEISDMWKYDLHSLSIKYLLPNNKRTLITISTDRDILRFLEFHEDSASADVYVMTPSPPAPSDATSLPCSRSSHTMPNGPVSPIDAPTDYLPDEPIFPVDAPMDFLPDAEDAGKQKTPQISSWKSCITGVGQTFNTRRELHEALDKFSLAHGFHYTLKNSDGRRFCTRCKAEGCPWFFIAPKLSTTKLFRIKKMNDTHTCGVGSIRASASRKLVASIVKEKLRDTPTYKPQEIIDDIRRDLGIELNYAQAYGGIAAALEELQGSHRTAYNQLPLLCGKILETNPGSAAILNTKEDLSFHRIFVAFHASLYGFQNGCRPLLFLDCTSLKSKYRGELFTATALDGNNVIFLVAFAIVDVLSDDNWHWFLEQLKTVLSMSPEITFVADMKKEMSESLSLVFPNCFHGYCLHQLTESLKRKFKGSLTLEVVRVLISEFHSAAYAPTAEGFKKCIGTIKNISPEAYEWVLQTEPEHWANAFFKGARYNHLKSSVTESFCDWVSDLPAMPITQVIETIRRKLMEFIYTRKMDSDQWSSNLTPSAEENLQRSLVNSRSLEVVLSHSSCFKVRDTLDMINVVNLENWDCSCREWQINGLPCLHAVAAIEHVGKNVYDYCYRYFTTEAFKVTYSESINPIPPLDRCMKRESSPVLVHPPCVTRPVGRPKERKYALKSNQAVKRTLQCSKCKKLGHNKRKCKQSA, from the exons ATGGCTAATGGAAAGCTGATCGTTGTATGTCAGTCCGGTGGGAAGTTCACCACCAACGCTGACGGCACCCTTTCCTACTCCGGTGGGGATGCCCACGCTACCAGTCTCACCCTCAACACAAAATTTGATGATTTCAAGTCTGAGATTTCTGATATGTGGAAGTATGACCTGCATTCTCTCAGCATTAAGTACTTGCTACCCAACAATAAGCGCACCCTTATCACCATTTCCACTGACAGAGACATACTCCGTTTCCTTGAATTCCATGAAGACTCTGCTTCTGCTGATGTTTATGTCATGACCCCATCGCCTCCAGCTCCTAGCGATGCTACCTCCTTGCCTTGCAGCAG GTCCAGTCATACAATGCCCAATGGACCTGTTTCTCCCATTGATGCTCCTACGGATTATCTTCCCGATGAGCCTATTTTTCCCGTTGATGCTCCTATGGATTTTCTTCCTGATGCAGAAGATGCTGGGAAGCAAAAAACACCTCAAATTTCATCATGGAAGAGTTGCATTACAGGCGTAGGTCAGACTTTTAATACTCGACGTGAACTTCATGAGGCTTTGGACAAGTTTTCTTTAGCACACGGTTTCCATTATACTCTTAAAAATAGCGATGGCAGGCGTTTTTGCACGAGGTGTAAAGCGGAAGGGTGTCCTTGGTTCTTTATAGCACCAAAATTGTCTACCACCAAGTTGTTCAGGATTAAGAAGATGAATGATACCCATACCTGTGGTGTAGGATCAATCCGAGCAAGTGCCTCAAGGAAATTGGTTGCAAGTATTGTAAAGGAAAAGTTGCGAGATACCCCCACTTACAAGCCGCAAGAAATCATCGATGATATTCGACGAGATTTGGGGATTGAACTGAATTATGCACAGGCTTATGGGGGGATAGCAGCTGCATTAGAGGAACTTCAAGGTTCACATAGAACAGCATACAATCAGTTGCCTTTGCTGTGTGGGAAAATATTGGAGACAAATCCTGGCAGTGCTGCCATTCTCAACACCAAAGAAGACTTGAGCTTTCACCGAATATTCGTTGCTTTCCATGCATCGCTCTACGGATTCCAGAATGGTTGCCGCCCACTACTTTTTCTGGACTGCACATCTTTGAAGTCAAAATACAGGGGAGAACTGTTTACTGCCACTGCTTTGGatggaaataatgttattttTCTTGTAGCTTTTGCAATTGTAGATGTACTAAGTGATGATAATTGGCATTGGTTTCTGGAGCAGCTGAAGACTGTGCTCTCTATGTCTCCTGAGATAACATTTGTGGCAGACATGAAAAAGGAGATGAGTGAATCCCTTAGCTTGGTATTTCCAAATTGTTTCCATGGTTATTGCCTGCATCAGCTAACAGAAAGCTTGAAAAGAAAGTTTAAGGGATCATTAACTCTAGAGGTAGTTCGTGTGCTAATTTCTGAATTTCATAGTGCTGCCTATGCACCAACTGCTGAAGGATTCAAGAAGTGCATTGGGACTATAAAAAACATATCACCTGAGGCTTACGAATGGGTCCTGCAAACTGAACCTGAGCACTGGGCAAATGCATTTTTCAAGGGTGCTAGGTACAATCATCTTAAATCTAGTGTTACAGAATCATTTTGCGATTGGGTTTCTGATTTACCTGCAATGCCAATAACACAAGTAATTGAAACGATACGCCGTAAATTGATGGAATTCATCTATACACGCAAGATGGATTCGGATCAATGGTCATCAAACCTTACTCCATCTGCAGAGGAAAACCTCCAAAGAAGTCTTGTCAATTCACGTTCTCTTGAAGTAGTCCTTTCACACAGTAGTTGTTTCAAGGTTCGGGATACTTTAGACATGATAAACGTTGTTAACCTTGAAAATTGGGATTGTAGTTGCAGGGAATGGCAGATCAACGGATTGCCATGTTTACATGCAGTGGCAGCAATTGAACACGTTGGCAAGAATGTGTATGATTACTGCTACAGATATTTTACTACTGAGGCTTTTAAAGTTACATATTCAGAGTCTATAAACCCAATACCGCCGTTAGACAGGTGCATGAAAAGAGAATCATCACCGGTGCTTGTGCATCCTCCTTGTGTGACCCGTCCGGTGGGGCGGCCCAAGGAAAGAAAATACGCACTTAAATCCAATCAAGCTGTTAAGAGAACACTTCAGTGCAGCAAGTGCAAAAAGCTTGGGCACAACAAAAGGAAATGCAAGCAATCTGCTTAG
- the LOC108474563 gene encoding late embryogenesis abundant protein D-29 — MASSWFFIVFLVLTAANVRCTTVDHMPSTDEDARDYSKLKTKTEEATDELNSRTQQAKDALKSKADHAANEVKSNTQQAKDRASEVGKEAKESTDSWTEWAKEKISEGLGFKQDDDPKGSVRKASDSVADTATKTKDKLQDMASGAGEYSAGKAKDMKDTAYKKTDNVTNAAKGKSSEMRQATTEKARELADSAKENANTAYIAAKEKVRDMADRTSEMTNEAQERGARKAEEAKEVVAEKAEGVAEETKKKNEETGESLKWAKEKAKQGYDAAKSKAEETIESAKDTIASGYESAKQKSQELKDNYVNGGGQGRGRERDEEL, encoded by the exons ATGGCTTCGAGTTGGTTTTTCATTGTGTTCCTTGTCCTAACTGCTGCCAACGTGAGGTGCACGACCGTGGACCACATGCCATCGACAGATGAGGATGCTAGAGATTATTCAAAGTTAAAGACGAAGACAGAAGAAGCCACTGATGAACTCAACAGCAGAACTCAGCAAGCCAAGGATGCCTTGAAAAGCAAGGCGGATCATGCTGCAAATGAGGTAAAGAGCAACACACAACAAGCAAAGGATAGGGCATCAGAGGTAGGGAAAGAAGCCAAGGAGTCCACAGATTCATGGACTGAATGGGCTAAAGAGAAGATATCTGAAGGGCTTGGATTCAAGCAAGACGATGATCCTAAGGGTTCTGTCAGGAAAGCCTCTGATTCAGTAGCTGACACTGCTACCAAGACCAAGGACAAGTTACAAGACATGGCCTCAG GAGCTGGTGAATACAGTGCAGGGAAGGCAAAGGACATGAAAGATACAGCCTACAAGAAGACCGATAATGTGACGAACGCGGCAAAGGGAAAGAGCAGTGAGATGAGACAAGCAACCACAGAGAAGGCCAGGGAATTAGCAGATTCTGCAAAAGAGAATGCGAACACAGCATATATTGCAGCGAAGGAAAAGGTGAGGGACATGGCGGATAGGACAAGTGAGATGACGAATGAAGCGCAGGAAAGGGGGGCTCGGAAGGCGGAAGAAGCGAAGGAGGTAGTTGCCGAGAAAGCAGAGGGTGTGGCGGAGGAAACCAAGAAAAAGAACGAAGAGACAGGGGAGAGCCTGAAGTGGGCGAAAGAGAAAGCTAAACAAGGGTACGATGCGGCCAAAAGCAAAGCTGAAGAGACCATAGAATCTGCAAAGGATACCATAGCTTCGGGCTACGAGTCGGCGAAGCAGAAATCACAAGAACTGAAAGATAACTATGTGAACGGTGGAGGACAAGGGCGAGGACGTGAGCGAGATGAGGAGCTGTGA